The nucleotide sequence TGTTGGCTGCATTAGGTCCTTTCGGGAATATCCACAGATATCCGCCCGGGGCCCACTCTCGAGACATGTAAAAATCAAGCCTATGCTCATTCACTTCAATTCCAGAAATGGTTTTCTGAATGGCTGACTCCATATCTTTCATTTTGACAACCGTTTTTAGTCCGGCCCATCTTCCGACACGGCTTTCAACACCGTCTGCACCAATCACCAGTTTCGATTTTACCTCAAATGGTTCACCGAGATACTCACCCTTCACACCGGAAACTTTATCACCATCAAAAAGTAGTCCATCCACATATGCTTTACATACTATCTGTGCACCCTCGACAGCAGCATACTGGGCCAGATCATAATCGAAAATCCTCCGATCAAGTATGTATCCTTTTTGCTTAAGATCAACATCTATCGTGCGCCCATTCGGTGAAATAAGACGCAACTTTGTAATGACTGATTTGATCCAGCGTGGATCAGGTTCAACAAATATTCTTAGACCTTCATCGCTTGCAGCCTCACCGCATCTTACCGGCACACCGATATCTCGATCCTTCTCCAAAAGAAGAACATTGATACCCCCTTTGGCGGCATACCGCGCAGCCGTGGTCCCAGCCGGGCCGCCTCCTACAACAATCAGATCAAACTTCCGCTGTCTCCACATCCTCAAACACCTCTATGGGGCAGATATACAGGCACAGTTTACAGTCTATACAAATATTATAATCGATGGCGATGTCTGCCTCTTTAAGTTCAATGCAATCGACAGGACAAACGCCTACACAACAGCCACAGAAATCGCACTTGTTTGGTTTGATCTCAATCA is from Candidatus Neomarinimicrobiota bacterium and encodes:
- a CDS encoding NAD(P)/FAD-dependent oxidoreductase; protein product: MWRQRKFDLIVVGGGPAGTTAARYAAKGGINVLLLEKDRDIGVPVRCGEAASDEGLRIFVEPDPRWIKSVITKLRLISPNGRTIDVDLKQKGYILDRRIFDYDLAQYAAVEGAQIVCKAYVDGLLFDGDKVSGVKGEYLGEPFEVKSKLVIGADGVESRVGRWAGLKTVVKMKDMESAIQKTISGIEVNEHRLDFYMSREWAPGGYLWIFPKGPNAANIGLAVSGKYSRFRSAQRYLDDFLQKTFPDGSVVSSTVGGVPCDKTLKKFVTHGLMLAGDSAHMVNPMTGGGIVPGMRGGMLAGETAAEAIKEDDTSEKYLNRYAKKWHKVGGRNHERFYSIKETVSKLTDDELDSIADAVGKIPPNDRTIAKVFRNAIVKKPSLIIDVMKVFAGV